One segment of Anastrepha obliqua isolate idAnaObli1 chromosome 3, idAnaObli1_1.0, whole genome shotgun sequence DNA contains the following:
- the LOC129242763 gene encoding solute carrier family 22 member 3-like gives MDPSVTHKDQYDLPACGQPNTQAHIEVSAMYEKDEENSSLDEILLRIGQFGRFQLMILSLICVAMLFSAMFSVTYVFTAGTVTRRCKVPECDTASSAYEEPWTQFTIPTKSNGLDQCYRYARTYTTNQTLTTTPADESLGLCYAHNFDNSTKERCSDNDFIFRDKEVTIANEFGIYCGDEWKLTMVGTFGNVGQFVGMPLGGYVSDRFGRRTALAFGGFFSGILGLIRSFSPNYTTFVIFEFFDNMASSPMYSICFIVGIELVGPKRRVVACSIVTIFCAIGGILLAVVAKYFQNWRLILRIIYTPAVICIGFIWILPESIRWLLSQAKDEEVKSILTRAARINKRQLSDNSLDKLILANRAKLATATGGKFPIKEAFKKLTWRIINCSFCWIVIVLVYYGISLNAVLLDGDKYNNFMFIALVEIPGCFLPFLIMDRYGRRYSLCGTMLISGICCLTTTFLPTDAFGWRLTLFLIGKFMIATAFQILYFFTSEIFPTNVRNSLLCVCSMVGRVGSMLAPQTPLLAKYDENAPAILFAISAITSGILALLFPETTNIVLPTTMHDAHNIGVKQQKNKTEVNPSNNANS, from the exons ATGGATCCCTCTGTGACACATAAAGATCAGTATGATTTACCGGCGTGTGGGCAGCCCAACACGCAGGCGCATATCGAAGTGAGCGCTATGTACGAGAAGGATGAGGAAAACTCCAGTCTCGATGAAATACTTCTACGAATTGGCCAATTTGGCCGCTTTCAGCTGATGATACTTTCGTTGATTTGCGTAGCGATGTTGTTCAGTGCGATGTTTTCGGTTACGTACGTCTTTACTGCGGGTACTGTTACACGCAG ATGTAAAGTTCCAGAATGTGACACGGCCTCAAGCGCATACGAAGAGCCCTGGACCCAATTCACCATTCCCACAAAAAGTAACGGATTAGATCAATGTTATCGATATGCGAGAACCTATACCACCAACCAAACACTCACCACCACTCCCGCCGATGAATCACTAGGACTTTGCTATGCACACAATTTCGATAACAGCACGAAAGAACGATGTTCGGACAACGATTTCATATTTCGCGATAAGGAAGTGACGATTGCGAATGAG tTCGGTATTTACTGCGGTGATGAATGGAAATTAACGATGGTCGGCACATTTGGCAATGTAGGTCAATTTGTGGGTATGCCTCTAGGCGGTTATGTCTCAGATCG CTTTGGCCGGCGCACGGCGCTCGCATTTGGCGGTTTCTTCAGCGGCATTTTGGGTCTCATACGCTCTTTTTCACCCAACTACACTACGTTTGTAATTTTCGAGTTTTTCGATAATATGGCATCGAGTCCGATGTACTCCATATGCTTCATTGTAGGTATTGAGTTGGTCGGTCCCAAGCGTCGTGTCGTCGCCTGTAGCATCGTCACCATTTTCTGTGCTATCGGCGGGATTTTGTTAGCAGTTGTGGctaagtattttcaaaattggcgtCTCATATTGCGTATTATTTACACGCCCGCTGTAATATGCATTGGATTTATCTGGATATTACCCGAGAGTATACGTTGGCTGCTGAGCCAGGCTAAGGATGAGGAAGTCAAGAGCATACTGACGCGTGCAGCCAGAATAAATAAACGTCAACTTTCCGATAATTCGCTGGATAAATTGATTTTGGCAAATCGCGCGAAATTAGCAACAGCAACGGGTGGTAAATTTCCCATCAAGGaagcattcaaaaaattaacttgGCGCATCATAAATTGCTCATTttgttggattgttattgtgtTGGTCTACTATGGCATCAGTTTGAATGCGGTGCTCTTGGATGGTGACAAGTACAACAACTTTATGTTTATTGCGCTCGTGGAAATACCCGGATGCTTTTTGCCTTTTCTCATAATGGATCGTTATGGCCGGAGATATTCGCTATGCGGCACAATGTTGATAAGCGGAATTTGTTGTTTGACTACGACATTTCTACCGACTG atgcttttggatggcgcttAACGCTCTTCCTAATTGGAAAATTTATGATTGCGACAGcctttcaaatattatatttcttcaCATCGGAAATATTTCCAACAAATGTTCGCAACAGTTTGCTCTGTGTCTGTTCGATGGTTGGGCGTGTGGGTTCAATGTTGGCGCCACAAACACCGTTACTG GCCAAATATGACGAGAACGCTCCGGCAATATTATTTGCCATTTCCGCGATTACCAGCGGCATTTTGGCACTACTCTTTCCCGAAACGACAAATATTGTGCTGCCAACAACAATGCATGATGCACACAACATTGGGGTGAAACAgcagaaaaataaaacagaagtaAATCCTAGTAATAATGCAAATTCATGA